In Lactococcus paracarnosus, a genomic segment contains:
- the rimI gene encoding ribosomal protein S18-alanine N-acetyltransferase, with product MMKQLMQTISKKFEYHQFRKYRAFDDFEVDTVIDQARYRISEREDIVSFLTIERDVYGGETPWTFSHFEHEIMTNDKAIFLTAEAGGRIVGFIGARIVPERQSVHLSNLAVLSTFQNQGIGSNLVKIMANLMQHLGVSRLTLEVMRDNTSAQAMYRKLGFETKEILPEYYENKSDGLWMAKELKDMRK from the coding sequence ATGATGAAGCAACTGATGCAAACTATATCAAAAAAATTTGAGTACCACCAATTTCGAAAGTATCGCGCTTTTGATGATTTCGAAGTAGATACTGTCATCGATCAGGCCCGCTATCGTATTTCAGAACGTGAAGATATCGTCAGTTTTTTGACAATCGAGCGGGATGTTTATGGTGGTGAGACGCCTTGGACTTTTTCGCATTTTGAGCACGAAATCATGACCAATGATAAAGCAATCTTTCTAACAGCAGAAGCAGGTGGTAGAATCGTCGGCTTTATCGGCGCACGTATAGTACCTGAGAGACAGTCCGTACATCTTTCTAATCTAGCTGTTTTATCTACTTTTCAAAATCAAGGTATTGGGTCAAATCTTGTTAAAATCATGGCAAATTTGATGCAACACCTTGGTGTTTCGCGATTAACATTAGAAGTGATGCGAGACAATACATCTGCTCAAGCCATGTATCGCAAGTTAGGCTTTGAAACCAAGGAAATTTTACCTGAATACTATGAAAATAAATCAGATGGCTTATGGATGGCCAAGGAACTCAAGGATATGAGGAAGTAG
- the rimI gene encoding ribosomal protein S18-alanine N-acetyltransferase, with translation MIKIRQINVMTDDDKAIAQAIYDILREAYLHVPWTLDQTFYDMCRKDTVYYLASNDQNQMVGFLATTSVMDEIEITNLAVAKAYQNKGVASLLLKQLLTHDGTFFLEVRASNQTARHLYEKNGFDPYFIRQDYYQNPKENAILMKREP, from the coding sequence GTGATAAAAATTAGGCAGATAAATGTCATGACAGATGACGACAAAGCCATTGCACAGGCGATTTATGACATCCTAAGAGAAGCTTATTTACATGTGCCTTGGACACTAGATCAGACTTTTTATGATATGTGCCGCAAAGATACGGTCTATTATCTGGCAAGCAATGACCAGAATCAAATGGTTGGATTTCTAGCGACGACTAGCGTCATGGATGAAATCGAAATTACTAATCTTGCAGTAGCTAAAGCTTATCAAAATAAAGGAGTAGCAAGTTTGTTGTTAAAGCAGTTGCTCACTCATGATGGGACCTTTTTTTTGGAAGTTAGGGCATCTAATCAAACAGCAAGACACTTATACGAAAAAAATGGATTTGATCCGTATTTTATCAGGCAAGATTATTATCAAAATCCAAAAGAAAATGCAATTTTAATGAAAAGAGAGCCATGA
- the tsaD gene encoding tRNA (adenosine(37)-N6)-threonylcarbamoyltransferase complex transferase subunit TsaD, producing MKDKYILAFETSCDETSVAVLKNDQELLSNIIASQINSHKRFGGVVPEVASRHHVEVITTCINEALSEANITVSDLTAVAVTEGPGLVGALLVGIAAAKAFAWAHDLPLIPVNHMAGHLWAARQVKPLEFPLMALLVSGGHTELVYVSEPGDYKIIGETRDDAVGEAYDKVGRVMQLTYPAGREIDTLAHQGQDVFNFPRAMMKHDDPALEFSFSGLKSAFINTVHNAEQKGESLDVKDLSASFQAAVLDVLLAKTKIALTEYPVKMLVVAGGVAANKGLRDRLAAEITDIDVVIPPLRLCGDNAGMIAYASVCEYNQNHFADWDLNATPSLSFEQLS from the coding sequence ATGAAAGATAAGTATATATTAGCATTTGAAACATCATGTGATGAAACAAGTGTTGCCGTATTAAAAAATGATCAGGAACTTTTGAGCAATATAATTGCCAGTCAGATCAACAGTCATAAACGATTTGGTGGTGTTGTGCCTGAGGTTGCTAGCCGACATCACGTCGAAGTGATCACAACTTGTATTAACGAAGCCTTGTCAGAAGCTAATATTACCGTTTCAGATCTGACTGCTGTTGCAGTAACTGAAGGACCGGGCCTTGTTGGTGCCCTTTTAGTCGGTATTGCAGCGGCTAAAGCCTTTGCGTGGGCACATGATCTCCCCCTTATTCCAGTGAATCATATGGCCGGTCACTTATGGGCAGCACGTCAGGTCAAACCACTTGAATTCCCTCTGATGGCCTTACTAGTTAGTGGTGGGCATACTGAACTTGTCTATGTTTCGGAACCAGGTGATTACAAAATTATCGGGGAAACACGAGATGATGCAGTAGGAGAGGCCTACGATAAAGTCGGTCGTGTCATGCAGTTGACCTACCCTGCTGGACGAGAGATTGATACCTTAGCCCACCAAGGTCAAGATGTCTTTAATTTTCCACGTGCGATGATGAAGCATGACGATCCAGCACTTGAATTTAGTTTTTCTGGTCTAAAATCAGCCTTTATTAATACCGTCCATAATGCAGAACAAAAGGGTGAAAGCCTTGATGTAAAAGATTTATCAGCAAGTTTTCAAGCAGCTGTTCTGGATGTCTTATTAGCAAAAACAAAGATAGCTTTAACGGAATATCCAGTCAAGATGCTAGTCGTTGCTGGCGGGGTAGCTGCCAACAAAGGGTTACGTGATCGGCTTGCAGCTGAAATCACAGATATTGATGTCGTGATCCCACCGCTTAGACTGTGTGGTGATAATGCAGGGATGATTGCTTATGCTAGTGTTTGTGAATATAACCAGAATCACTTTGCAGACTGGGATTTAAACGCCACACCAAGCTTGAGCTTTGAGCAATTGAGCTAG
- a CDS encoding MurR/RpiR family transcriptional regulator, with translation MSFFENVDLAQLSETDRYIYGYLADNSSKVPYMRIREIAEGSHTSSASVMRFIHKIGYASFVEFRTHLKQVTQDKDQSPDFSNRLASLTQASFPQNIEMKLEIVADLISDAENIMFLGMGASGAICEYAARRLATLGYNAFAMSDPTYPVAQKLKHTANNVLVILSVSGTTNEVIEVVNTFKNKEDFTIITITSDDVSILARMSDYVLGYQTPLVRLNTYHDMSSQIQAVFLVESLTQKIWHRET, from the coding sequence ATGTCTTTTTTTGAAAATGTTGACTTAGCCCAATTATCCGAAACGGATCGCTATATTTACGGGTATTTAGCAGATAATAGCAGTAAGGTACCTTACATGCGCATTCGAGAAATCGCAGAAGGATCTCATACGTCATCAGCATCGGTTATGCGCTTTATCCATAAAATAGGCTATGCTAGTTTTGTCGAGTTTCGGACACATTTAAAGCAGGTGACGCAAGACAAGGATCAGTCGCCAGATTTTTCAAATCGGTTAGCTAGTCTGACACAAGCGAGCTTTCCCCAAAATATCGAGATGAAGTTAGAAATTGTTGCTGATTTGATTAGTGATGCAGAAAATATCATGTTTCTGGGGATGGGTGCAAGTGGTGCAATCTGTGAGTATGCTGCAAGACGTTTGGCTACACTTGGCTATAATGCATTTGCGATGAGTGATCCCACTTACCCGGTTGCCCAAAAATTGAAGCATACAGCTAATAATGTGCTTGTGATTCTATCCGTATCAGGAACAACAAATGAAGTGATTGAAGTGGTGAATACCTTTAAAAATAAGGAGGATTTTACAATCATCACGATCACGTCTGATGACGTGTCAATTCTGGCACGGATGTCAGATTATGTCCTTGGCTATCAGACACCTCTGGTTAGGCTAAACACCTATCATGATATGTCTAGCCAAATTCAGGCTGTGTTTCTAGTAGAGTCTTTAACGCAAAAAATTTGGCATCGAGAAACATGA
- a CDS encoding 6-phospho-beta-glucosidase, with translation MSKRSLPKSFLWGGAVAAHQIEGAWDEAGKGISIADVMTAGSHTQERQITDGVLPDVYYPNHEAIDFYHHYKTDIQLLKEMGLTCFRTSINWTRIFPNGDDACPNEAGLQFYDDLFDELLKNGMEPVITLSHFEIPYNLYKTYGGFKNKQLIDFFVRYADVVMRRYKDKVKYWLTFNEINNQADGQFKLHTWTNSAVLVEPDENVEQVIFQASLNELIASAKVVKLGHDINPDFKIGAMMAYVPVYPYSANPDDQVAAIKVMERRYFYSDIHAKGEIPTYTLKEWERKGYHIDYNDVELQALREGTVDYVGFSYYMSATVTTLDDDTLEGFPIPDYPNAKIVKNPYVKASDWGWQIDPVGLRYVLNTVYQRYNLPLFIVENGFGAYDQLTDQGEIHDHYRIDYLKAHIKEMRLAVVEDGVPVIGYTPWGIIDPVSFGTGEMEKRYGMIHVDLDNSGNGTMKRRKKQSFVWYQRVIATNGEDLAHDRYNL, from the coding sequence ATGAGTAAAAGAAGTTTGCCCAAATCCTTTCTTTGGGGTGGTGCAGTCGCTGCTCACCAAATAGAAGGCGCGTGGGATGAAGCAGGTAAAGGGATAAGTATCGCAGATGTGATGACCGCGGGGAGTCATACACAGGAAAGACAGATCACTGATGGGGTATTGCCTGATGTTTATTATCCAAATCACGAGGCGATCGATTTTTATCATCATTATAAAACAGATATTCAGCTCCTAAAAGAAATGGGACTCACTTGTTTTCGAACATCAATTAATTGGACACGTATTTTTCCAAATGGTGATGATGCTTGCCCAAATGAAGCAGGCTTACAGTTTTATGATGATCTATTTGATGAGCTACTCAAAAATGGGATGGAACCAGTGATCACCTTATCCCACTTTGAAATCCCTTATAACCTTTATAAAACTTATGGTGGGTTCAAGAATAAACAACTGATTGATTTTTTTGTGAGGTACGCCGACGTCGTCATGAGACGCTATAAAGATAAGGTTAAGTACTGGTTGACCTTTAATGAAATCAACAACCAAGCAGACGGGCAGTTCAAGTTACATACTTGGACGAATTCGGCAGTTTTGGTTGAACCAGATGAAAATGTCGAGCAAGTAATTTTTCAAGCCAGCTTAAATGAGTTGATTGCCAGTGCTAAGGTCGTCAAACTTGGTCATGATATTAATCCTGACTTTAAGATAGGTGCCATGATGGCCTATGTACCAGTCTATCCCTATTCAGCTAATCCAGATGATCAAGTTGCAGCTATTAAAGTCATGGAGAGACGTTATTTTTATAGTGATATTCATGCGAAAGGTGAAATTCCGACTTACACCTTGAAAGAGTGGGAGCGTAAAGGTTATCACATTGATTATAATGATGTGGAATTACAGGCCCTGCGTGAGGGGACCGTCGATTACGTCGGCTTTTCTTATTATATGTCAGCAACGGTCACAACACTTGACGATGACACTCTTGAAGGGTTCCCGATTCCGGATTATCCAAATGCTAAAATCGTTAAAAATCCTTATGTCAAAGCGAGTGATTGGGGCTGGCAGATTGACCCAGTAGGGCTTCGCTATGTACTGAACACAGTCTATCAGCGCTATAATCTCCCCTTATTCATCGTTGAAAATGGATTTGGTGCCTATGATCAGCTGACTGATCAGGGTGAGATTCATGACCACTATCGGATTGATTATCTAAAGGCACATATCAAAGAGATGAGATTAGCCGTTGTTGAAGATGGTGTGCCGGTCATCGGTTATACACCATGGGGGATTATTGATCCGGTTAGTTTTGGCACAGGTGAGATGGAAAAACGCTATGGCATGATTCATGTCGATCTAGATAATTCGGGTAATGGGACCATGAAGCGACGAAAAAAGCAGTCTTTTGTTTGGTATCAGAGGGTTATTGCCACAAATGGAGAGGACTTAGCACATGACAGATACAACCTATAA
- a CDS encoding ABC transporter permease, with protein MTDTTYKLSLGQRLLRWLKGFKSQWQLQSMAIPGVVYMLIFNFVPIYGLTLAFKNYSVISGIGGSTWNGLDNFKTILQDKYFWESVVNTFGISAIKLSVGFVMPIIIAILIFELKWTPFKKLVQTITYLPHFLSWIILGGMLITWMSSSGMINDMFSAVGIQNKTNHMLDANKYWLIAALSDVWKEAGWGTILYLATMSKIDPTYYEAADIDGASRLRKIWSITLPSLGNILALNLILSVSGLFNSNLDQTLVLMNSQNQPKAEVINSYVYRVGLSQGDFAYATAVGLGVSVISVILLVGANQLTKKMNNNQSVL; from the coding sequence ATGACAGATACAACCTATAAACTATCTCTAGGGCAGCGCTTGCTTAGGTGGTTGAAAGGCTTTAAAAGCCAATGGCAGCTGCAAAGCATGGCGATTCCAGGTGTTGTTTACATGCTGATTTTTAATTTCGTACCGATTTATGGTTTGACCCTCGCTTTTAAAAACTACTCAGTGATTAGTGGTATAGGCGGATCAACATGGAATGGTCTAGATAATTTCAAGACGATTTTACAAGATAAGTACTTCTGGGAGTCTGTCGTTAATACATTTGGTATCAGTGCCATCAAGTTATCAGTTGGCTTTGTAATGCCGATTATCATTGCTATCTTGATTTTTGAGTTGAAATGGACACCATTTAAGAAATTAGTTCAGACGATTACTTATTTGCCCCACTTCCTATCTTGGATTATATTAGGTGGGATGCTGATCACTTGGATGAGTTCAAGCGGTATGATCAATGATATGTTTAGTGCAGTTGGTATACAAAACAAGACAAATCATATGCTGGATGCCAATAAATACTGGTTGATTGCTGCCTTATCTGATGTCTGGAAGGAAGCCGGTTGGGGGACGATTCTCTATTTAGCCACCATGTCGAAAATTGATCCGACTTATTATGAAGCTGCAGACATTGATGGTGCATCACGTCTACGTAAAATATGGAGTATTACACTGCCTAGTTTAGGCAATATTTTAGCTCTTAATTTAATTCTTTCTGTATCTGGTTTGTTCAATTCTAATTTAGATCAAACCTTAGTTTTGATGAATTCACAAAACCAGCCTAAAGCAGAAGTCATTAATTCTTATGTCTATCGTGTCGGGCTATCTCAGGGAGATTTCGCTTATGCAACAGCGGTTGGACTAGGGGTGTCGGTTATTTCCGTTATTTTACTAGTCGGTGCCAACCAACTAACTAAAAAAATGAACAATAATCAGTCAGTCCTATAG